In Paenibacillus sonchi, the genomic stretch TGGATGCAATCAAAGCAAGCGGCAAGCTGCGCATCGGAACCGAAGGCACATATGCGCCGTTTACTTTCCATGATGCCTCGGGCAAGCTTACCGGATTTGATGTGGAAATCGCTGAAGAGGTGGCTAAGCGGCTGGGAGTGAAGCCGGAATTTTTCGAAACCCAATGGGACGGCATTTTTGCCGGGATGGATGCCAAACGCTTTGATGTCATTTTCAATGAAGTTTCGATTACGGATGAGCGCAAGGTGAAATATGATTTCTCCGATCCGTACATTGTCTCCAAGGCGGTATTGATCGTTGGTGAGAAGAATGAAGACATCAAGACCTTTGCGGATCTGAAAGGCAAAAAAGCCGGCCAGTCCCTTACCAGCAATCTGTCCGATATCGCGCGTGAGAACGGTGCGGAGCTTGTGGTCACCGACGGCTTCAACCAGGCGATTGACCTGTTGACCTCCGGCCGGATTGATGCAACCGTGAATGACGGGCTGTCCTACCTGGATCTGAAGAAGCAGAAGCCGGATGTTAAAATTAAGGTTGTCGACGAAATCGCCGAGGGTTCCCAGAGCGCTGCTGTCTTCCTTAAGGGCAACGATGAGCTGGTAGCGGCAGTGAGCGAAGCATTGGCGGCTATGAAAAGTGACGGCACGTACCTGAAGATTTCCGAGAAATATTTCGGTGCCGACGTTTCCAAATAATAACGCATGGACCAGGCGGCTCCGGCCGCCCGAAGTCCGAAGAAGGATGTCTGATCAATGGATGACCGTAAAATACAAATTTTCCTCGATTCCTTGCTGCCCCTGCTCAAAGCCGGGGTGGCTTTTACCATTCCGCTCGCAGTAGTCTCCTTTATTCTGGGCCTGCTGCTGGCCATTTTTACCGCACTTATCCGGCTGTCGCCCTGGACTTTGCCGAAGCTGATCGCCCGGTTCTACGTCTGGATTATCCGCGGAACGCCTTTGCTTGTACAGCTGTTTATTATTTTTTACGGGCTGCCGGCGGTGGGGATTATCCTTGATCCGTTTATTGCCGCAACAATCGGGTTTACGCTCAGTGTAGGGGCTTATTCCTCTGAGGTTGTGCGGGCTGCAATTCTGTCCATACATAAAGGCCAGTGGGAAGCTGCGTTCTCCGTAGGGATGACCCGGGGCCAAGCGCTGCGGAGAGTCATTCTCCCCAGGCAGCGCGTGTTTCGGTTCCGCCTTTGTCGAATTCTTTTATCAGCCTGGTCAAAGACACCTCGCTTGCCGCGACTATCACTTATGTAGAAATTTTCAAAACAGCCCAACAGATTACGGCGACCTCCTATGAACCGCTGCTGCTCTATAGTGAAGCCGCTTTGTTCTACCTGCTGTTCTGTTCCGTGCTGTCGGTTCTGCAAAATTACCTGGAGAAGCGGCTTGACCGTTACTCGGCAAGATAAGGAGGAGCACCTATGATTGAAATTCGTGACTTGCATAAATCCTTTGGTCCCCTCCAGGTGCTGAAGGGTGTCGATCTTACAGTGGAGCACGGCAAGGTACTGGTTATAATCGGTCCTTCAGGCTCCGGTAAAACAACCCTGCTGCGCTGCTTTAATCTTCTGGAACAGCCGGACAGGGGGAGCCTGACCCTGGGCGATATGAAGCTGGAATTCACAGCGGGAGGCAAAATCCCGCAGCGTTCCGTGCTGGCCCTGCGCCAGCGGACCGGGATGGTCTTCCAGTCGTACAACCTGTTTCCGCATATGACCGCTTTGGGCAACGTGATGGAGGGCCAGGTTACCGTCCAAAAACGCACGAAGGAGGAGGCGCGCAAGCGGGCCATCGAGCTGCTGACGAAGGTTGGCCTTGCGGACAAGGCGGATGCCTATCCGCATCAATTATCCGGCGGCCAGCAGCAGCGCGTAGCCATAGCGCGGGCGATGGCCGTGGAGCCGGAGGTGCTGCTGTTCGACGAGCCCACCTCGGCGCTTGATCCGGAGCTGGTAGGCGAGGTGCTCAAGGTAATCAAGCAGCTTGCGGCTGAAGGCATGACGATGGTCATCGTCACCCATGAGATGAAATTCGCTGCGGATGTGGCGGATCAGGTCATTTTGATGGATGGCGGTGTAATTCTGGAGCAGGGCAGACCGGAGCAGGTGCTGGAGCATACAACCCATCCGCGCGCGCTGCAGTTCCTGAACCGCCTTAGCGGTGAGGAAATATAATTGGACCTTAGAGTAAATCACAGTATGGAACACCAAAAAGGCAGTCCGGGAAAATCCGGAACTGCCTTTTTGAAATATAAGAATTTATATGCTTTACGCTATAAATTATCCTTCTATTTCTCGCTGAAACGGGTACCGTCCTAATAAGGACGGCATAGCCGTTTCTACTTGATTGCCAATTCGTCATTCCATACCCAGGGGAGCGGGTGTGGAATGCAGAGCCTATTCTAGCTCTGTGGCGCGGTATTTGTTTTGGATTTCAGGTAATCCAGTGCGTTGTAGAGCATAACGGCTGCTTCGGCGCGGGTGATTTGTTTTTTCGGATTGAATTTGCCGTTTGCATCCAGTGTGTTGATGTTGTATTTCAGCGAGCGCTGAATGCTGCCCTGAAAAGAAGGCTCCAAGGCGTCAGCGTCGGCGATATCTGCAGGGACAATATTGATCATCGGCAGATTGCCAACCTTTTCTATGCCCTGGACCAGCAGATTGGTGAATAATTCCTTGGTCATTGGCTTCGAGGGATCAATATCCGCAGCGATTTCGATCCCGTTGTAATGTGCGTTGACGAAAGCTTCCGCGTACCAGGCATTGTCTTTTACCTTGCTGAAGGTGCTGCTGGCGAGTGGAGCCTTGTTGAAGTCGATAGCCGCCAGGCTCAGTTGAAGACCTCCAGCGATAAACTGGACTCCTTGAGCCGTTGTTACTTTGGAGCCGGGCAGGAACTGGGTGTCGGAGATGCCTTTGATCAATCCTTGCTCCTTCAGGGAATTAATTTTGTCTTTGCCGGTTACGTTGTTGATATCCTTAAAGCTGCTGTCTGCGGCAAAGATGGGTCCGGCAAGTGAAAAAGTAAGAAGCGATACGCTGGTCACCGCTGCAAAAGCGCTTTTTTTGAAGTTCATTATATTTCCACCTTTGTCTGTAGGATTCAGGCTGCTTAGCCTTGTTCAACACCTCAGACGACTCAGAATATGGAAAGGTTGCAGGCAATTAAATTTAACATCTATGAAAGTTTAACCCTTACACGGATTTTTGAAACAGCATTGCGGTAAGGGTATTTCCTCTAGTGCTTATTACCGGTACGGAATGTTATAATGGTGTCAGGCTCTTTTCTTTGGTGGATATTTTTGTTATGCTTATATCGTAACGATTACTAATTAATCTCAGATTGCGCTTCCGGAAAGGTGGGAGACTACACGTGAACCCGATTGCTAATATCAGTCAGCAGTTTGCTGCGCATCATTATAAATTAACGCCACAGCGCGAGGCTATCGTCAGAGTTCTGCTGGATAATGAGAAGGATCATTTGAGCGTGGAAGAGGTCTACATGCTGGTGAAGAACAGCTATCCGCATCTTGGACTTGCAACAGTATACCGTACCCTGGAATTGCTGTGTGAGCTTCATATTGTAGAGAAGATGAATTTTGGGGATGGCGTGGCCCGCTATGATCTGCGGGGGGATGATCATGCCCATATGCACCATCACCTGATTTGCAATGTGTGCGGCAGGCTGGAGGAAATCAAGGACGATTGGCTCCTTGAGCTGGAGCTGCGCCTGGAACGGGAATACGGCTTTAACGTTACCGATCACCGGCTGGATTTCAAAGGCACCTACAATTCATGCAAACGAAGCGGCTGCAAAGGGGAGAAGTCATGTCAGGCTGTCTCTTAAGCCAGCTTGCAGGCATGACGCTTGCAGATACAAGGCGGAGAACGTAGACGGCAGCATGTACACACCCTAAAACGGCATTTCAAGAGCCCGTATACTGTGCTCTGGAATGCCGTTTTTATTAGGTCTAAGGTCTGGAGGGCACAAAAGATTTGATCCATGTTCCAAAACTGCCCGGATTGCGGGACTGCACCAGTACTACGCCCTCGCCCCGGAACCGGCAGACCAGCGCTTCACCACTCGTTAAGCTGTTGAGCCAGCCGGAGGCGGCTTTTTCCACCTTGTAATCCATATAACCCGGCCAAGCCACCAGATGCCCGTTATCGATGATCATTTCTTCGCCCGGTCCGAGATTGATTGCATGAATGGCCCCGAACGATGAGAGGAACACGGTGCCGCTGCCGCTGATTTCAATAATGAAAAATCCTTCCCCGGAGAACAGTCCGCGCGCCAGATTTTGCATCTTCGTATTGACCTGAATGCCATGCGTTCCGGCGAGGAAGCCGTCCTTCTGCACATACAGCTTGTACGATCCGTCGAGCTCGATGGCCTGAATATCACCGATGGCGCCGGGAGAGAGCAGCACTTCACTTTGTCCCCGCGTTGCCGTCAGCTCCTGGAAGAAAAATTTCTCGCCGCTGAGCATTCTGCCCAGCCCCCGCATCAGGCCGCCGTCAACGGTTCCCCTGAGCTCCACGCCCGGCGACATGGCGACCATAGCCCCCATCTCTGCTTTGACACTTTCACCCGGATTCAAATGGACCTTTAGCATGGCAAAAGCACCTTCATATAATACGTCGTATTTCATTCATTTCCCTCCGCATCCATAAGTTACAGTTACAGGCTTTCCCGGTATTCCACTGTTTTGCCCGCCAGCCGGGCGTATTCGATCTCCTTGCGGGTGCTTTGACCCATATAACCTTGCACATTAATAAATGTAATAATTCACGGACGACCGCAATGTTCCATGGAACCTTCTTTTTGAAGGATGCTTGTACCCATCAAGGATACTGTACCCGCAGCTGCTTGTGCAAGCGGACACTGTCAGGCGGGATGATTATAGTCAACTTTACCGGGTAATTCCCCTGAGATTATGTTAAAATTAAAATATCAGCACATTCAGAAAAGGGAATGCTGATCGAATTCACTAAAAGAGGAGTGTTGCCCTATGGCACGCACAAAAACACAAAAAGCTCTGCTCAAGGCAGAACGCTCCGGCACCTGGTGCGCGGAACGGAACCGCAGACTCAATGATCATTACGGAGCCATTTCCCAGCATGTCCGGGTCACCCCGAGCAAGCAGCAAAAACTGAATAAGGTCAAACACAAGGAGCGGATCTTTCAGGATGGCGCTCCTTTTGCATATCCGGGGGAGCAAAAGCCGACTTCTCCCTCTGTAAGATTCCGGAAGAGCGAAATCAAAGGTAAAAATACCTTTGATTGGGCAATCTAAGCGCAGCAGGCTGTATTACGGCAGCGAGGCCGTTTCTGCTTGCCGGCTGTATGCGCGGTACTGCTTGGGAGACATCCCGAACCGGCTCCGGAACAAACGGTGAAAATAAGTGTAGTTGGCGAAGCCGCAGGTCTCGGAGACATGCTCCAGCGGCATCGGGCTGAAGGTAATCCGTTCCCGCGCCATATCCAGCCTGACGTCGTTGACATACTTGACAATGGTTGTCCCAAAAGCCTCCTTGAACAGATGAACCGCCCGGGAGACGCTGATATCCACATGCCCAGCCACATCCTCAAGACGGAACGGATACGCGGCATGCTCCTCTACATATTGCTTCATACGGTAAGCCAGATAGCCTTTGGGCGACACTGCAGGCTGTTCAGACATCAGCCGGTCAATTTCCAGGCATAATATCTGCAGATAACAGGCTGAAATTTCCGGCGAGGGGTTGGACAGGCGGCGCTGCTCCAGCACGATTTGCCGGAAGAGGCCAAGAAAATAGTCGCTGAGCGGCATTGGAAGCACCAGCGGCCGCTGCTTGCGGGTCCACCATTCCTCAATCCAGGGTCCTCCGCAAAAGATATGATAATCACCGCTTTCAATCCGCGGCTTGCCTACGGGATAGCTCTCTTTGTCGATGCTTAGGTAATAAGGGTCGCTCGGAGCGAACAGCATCAGGTCGCCGCTCTCCACGGTGGTCAGAACGCCGTTGACCATTGTCCGGCTGCGGCCTTCGGTCTGCAGGCGCAGAAGATAATAATAGACACTGTCACCGCCCGTCATATGAAATGGCTTGCGGTGGACAGAGAATCCGGCGGATAGTACATGGCAGGGTGCAGTTTGTGTCATAGGTCCTCCAGGGCATCATAATGAAGATTTAAAATGATAAGCAGATTGTTCATGTTTTAATCATATTCTTCATTTTATTATATACGCTTTCATATTACTATGTACCTGAGCAAAAAACGTATAAATGAAGTAAAGGGGGCTTTATAACGGCTCTGATAGCTACATAGACAATCTCAGTGGAAGCAGAGGGTTAAAGTTACAGATATTGGACAGCCAGGTACTTGCAGCCCTTTTGTTCATGTGAGGTGCATCATGTGGGTCCTTCGGGGACGATATGAAGCTTAAATCGAAGTGTAAGTAAATCCAGACCTAGTAGGAGTGAGACGAACATGCTTAAGATCGGCTTGCAGCTGTACACGCTGAGAGAAGAACTGGAACAGGATTTCGAAGGGACGATCCGCAAGGTCGCGGAGCTTGGATATGCCGGCGTGGAGTTTTTCCACTATTTTGGCCGGACAGCAGAGCAAGTGAATGCGCTGCTGCAGGAAACAGGACTCATCGCGCTCGGCGCGCATCGTCCATATGATGCCATGCTGAATGACACGGAGCAGGAAATCAGCTTCAATCTGTCTATTGGCAACCGTAACCTGATCGTGCCTTATTTGACTGAAGAGCAGCGGAATTGGGAAGAGGTTGCCGTTAATCTGCGGAAGATCGGGGAGCAATGCAGCGCCCGCGGCGCCGTGCTTTCTTATCATAATCATGATTTTGAATTCAAAGAGCAATTTGGCGGACGCACC encodes the following:
- a CDS encoding Fur family transcriptional regulator, which gives rise to MNPIANISQQFAAHHYKLTPQREAIVRVLLDNEKDHLSVEEVYMLVKNSYPHLGLATVYRTLELLCELHIVEKMNFGDGVARYDLRGDDHAHMHHHLICNVCGRLEEIKDDWLLELELRLEREYGFNVTDHRLDFKGTYNSCKRSGCKGEKSCQAVS
- a CDS encoding AraC family transcriptional regulator — encoded protein: MTQTAPCHVLSAGFSVHRKPFHMTGGDSVYYYLLRLQTEGRSRTMVNGVLTTVESGDLMLFAPSDPYYLSIDKESYPVGKPRIESGDYHIFCGGPWIEEWWTRKQRPLVLPMPLSDYFLGLFRQIVLEQRRLSNPSPEISACYLQILCLEIDRLMSEQPAVSPKGYLAYRMKQYVEEHAAYPFRLEDVAGHVDISVSRAVHLFKEAFGTTIVKYVNDVRLDMARERITFSPMPLEHVSETCGFANYTYFHRLFRSRFGMSPKQYRAYSRQAETASLP
- a CDS encoding TIGR00266 family protein, producing the protein MKYDVLYEGAFAMLKVHLNPGESVKAEMGAMVAMSPGVELRGTVDGGLMRGLGRMLSGEKFFFQELTATRGQSEVLLSPGAIGDIQAIELDGSYKLYVQKDGFLAGTHGIQVNTKMQNLARGLFSGEGFFIIEISGSGTVFLSSFGAIHAINLGPGEEMIIDNGHLVAWPGYMDYKVEKAASGWLNSLTSGEALVCRFRGEGVVLVQSRNPGSFGTWIKSFVPSRP
- a CDS encoding amino acid ABC transporter substrate-binding protein: MKKLSLTILMLLTAVLVAACGNNTNNAAGNNTTAGSSAAPTAEASAPAEQNSLDAIKASGKLRIGTEGTYAPFTFHDASGKLTGFDVEIAEEVAKRLGVKPEFFETQWDGIFAGMDAKRFDVIFNEVSITDERKVKYDFSDPYIVSKAVLIVGEKNEDIKTFADLKGKKAGQSLTSNLSDIARENGAELVVTDGFNQAIDLLTSGRIDATVNDGLSYLDLKKQKPDVKIKVVDEIAEGSQSAAVFLKGNDELVAAVSEALAAMKSDGTYLKISEKYFGADVSK
- a CDS encoding S-layer homology domain-containing protein, giving the protein MNFKKSAFAAVTSVSLLTFSLAGPIFAADSSFKDINNVTGKDKINSLKEQGLIKGISDTQFLPGSKVTTAQGVQFIAGGLQLSLAAIDFNKAPLASSTFSKVKDNAWYAEAFVNAHYNGIEIAADIDPSKPMTKELFTNLLVQGIEKVGNLPMINIVPADIADADALEPSFQGSIQRSLKYNINTLDANGKFNPKKQITRAEAAVMLYNALDYLKSKTNTAPQS
- a CDS encoding sugar phosphate isomerase/epimerase family protein, producing MLKIGLQLYTLREELEQDFEGTIRKVAELGYAGVEFFHYFGRTAEQVNALLQETGLIALGAHRPYDAMLNDTEQEISFNLSIGNRNLIVPYLTEEQRNWEEVAVNLRKIGEQCSARGAVLSYHNHDFEFKEQFGGRTAFDGIFEEVPADLLQVEMDTCWVYYAGYDPVEYIHKYAGRLPIIHLKDMKKREDGSAETVVLGEGEVKLGAILEAADAAGAEWAVVEQDFCSRSPLESVADSMKWIRAYANQGGKVHV
- a CDS encoding amino acid ABC transporter ATP-binding protein; amino-acid sequence: MIEIRDLHKSFGPLQVLKGVDLTVEHGKVLVIIGPSGSGKTTLLRCFNLLEQPDRGSLTLGDMKLEFTAGGKIPQRSVLALRQRTGMVFQSYNLFPHMTALGNVMEGQVTVQKRTKEEARKRAIELLTKVGLADKADAYPHQLSGGQQQRVAIARAMAVEPEVLLFDEPTSALDPELVGEVLKVIKQLAAEGMTMVIVTHEMKFAADVADQVILMDGGVILEQGRPEQVLEHTTHPRALQFLNRLSGEEI